Within Claveliimonas bilis, the genomic segment TTTATGGCCTTCCAGACAGTTACGGCATTTTCCACAGGTAATGTGTCCTTCTCCGGATACAAGATCTCCTATTTTAAAGCCCTGTACACCTGCTCCTACTTCCACGATCTCTCCTACGTATTCATGACCTGCTGTAAGTCCAATAGGAATCGTGTGCTGTGCCCAGTCATTCCACTGCCAGATATGTACGTCTGTTCCACAGATTGCTGTTTTGTGAATCTTAATCTTAACATCATTCGGTCCTACCTCGGGAATCGGAACACGCTTCATCCACAGCCCTTCTTCCGGCTTCTCTTTTACGAGAGCCCACATCATTCCATCATTCATTTTTTCTCCCATGATATACCTACCTCCAATTTCCTGTCTCTTGACAGATTTCTTTTTTTATTATATCACTCGCTTGTTTTTCCCACAATTGGCTTTTTACACTTTTTACAGAATTTATCCTACTTTTTTTAATATTTTACTCTTTTTCACAAAAATACTTTGTTAAATTATTATTTATCTAAATTTTCTATGGCATTATTACCAAATTTGTGCGATAATATAATTTATCAGGAAACGGAACCTAACAACAAAATCAATGAGAGAAAGAGAGGAATTGCAGATATAAAATCCGTATATATCTGCAGAAGAAAGTATGAAAAATGCAATCAAAAAATGGAACAGCATCAGTCTTGTAAAACGAATTATTGTAGGACTGATCATTGGTATCATTCTCGGACTTACTATTCCACAGGCATCCGGAATTTCCATCCTCGGTGATCTGTTCGTTGGGGCGCTTCGTGGTGTTGCACCAATCTTGGTATTTTTCCTTGTTATGAGTGCATTATGCCATATGGGCGAAGGACAGAAAACCAACATGAAGGCTATCGTAGTTCTGTATATGCTCGGTAACCTTCTCGCTGCTCTTGTAGCTGTAGTTGCACATTATATCTTCCCGGTTACTCTGACATTTGCAGAGAATACAAATACCGGTGATGTTACACCTCCAAGCGGTGTAGTAGAGGTTCTTACAAATCTTTTAATGAACCTGGTAGACAATCCGGTAAATGCTATCGTAAATGCGAACTACATTGGTATTCTTGCATGGGCAATCATTTTCGGTGTGGCTTTAAAGAAAGCCGGTCCGGGTACTAAAAAAGCTTTAGAAGATATTTCCGATGCCGTATCTGTAGCTGTTCAGTGGGTTATCAGCTGTGCTCCATTCGGTATCATGGGCTTGATCTTCACAACAATTTCCGAGCAGGGTCTGGGCGCTCTTGTAGAGTACGGACGTCTGATCGTTATCCTGGTAGGCAGCATGGCAGTTGTTGCATTTGTTGTTAATCCGCTTGTTACCTTTGTATGTACAAGAAGAAATCCATATCCGCTTGTATTTACATGCTTAAAAGAAAGCTTTATCACTGCATTCTTCACAAGAAGTTCCGCTGCAAATATTCCTGTTAACATGGAACTGTGTAAAAAGCTTAACCTTGACGAGGATACATATTCTATTTCCATTCCTCTGGGAGCAACAGTCAATATGGCGGGAGCAGCTATTACAATCTCCACAATGGCCCTTGCAGCAGCTACAACACTGGATATCCAAGTTTCCTTTGGATCAGCCCTTATTATGTGTGTTCTCGCGGCTGCCAGTGCAGCAGGTGCATCCGGTGTTGCCGGAGGATCATTGCTTCTGATTCCTCTTGCCTGCAGCCTGTTCGGTATTCCGAATGATATTGCAATGCAGGTTGTTGGTGTCGGCTTTATTATCGGCGTTATCCAGGATTCCTGTGAGACAGGTATCAACTCTTCCACAGACGTTCTTTATACAGCGTGTGCAGAGTTCCGCGACAGACGGCTTCATCCTGAAGACTATACAGGAAAACCGGAAGCACGTTTCACAGTGCCAAAAAATAACGCTTAATCTTAAAACTGAATATGAATCATCTGAACCGCGCATAGAGATGCGCGGTTCTTTTTTGTCAGATTTCAAATCACGGATGCGCAAAAACAGCCGGATCCTTTCCTGAACCCGGCTTGTTTGTACCTGTATATTTTTTATTTTACCATTCAAACTTTTCAGCAAAGTAAGCGTCCAGAT encodes:
- the sstT gene encoding serine/threonine transporter SstT, yielding MKNAIKKWNSISLVKRIIVGLIIGIILGLTIPQASGISILGDLFVGALRGVAPILVFFLVMSALCHMGEGQKTNMKAIVVLYMLGNLLAALVAVVAHYIFPVTLTFAENTNTGDVTPPSGVVEVLTNLLMNLVDNPVNAIVNANYIGILAWAIIFGVALKKAGPGTKKALEDISDAVSVAVQWVISCAPFGIMGLIFTTISEQGLGALVEYGRLIVILVGSMAVVAFVVNPLVTFVCTRRNPYPLVFTCLKESFITAFFTRSSAANIPVNMELCKKLNLDEDTYSISIPLGATVNMAGAAITISTMALAAATTLDIQVSFGSALIMCVLAAASAAGASGVAGGSLLLIPLACSLFGIPNDIAMQVVGVGFIIGVIQDSCETGINSSTDVLYTACAEFRDRRLHPEDYTGKPEARFTVPKNNA